A genomic region of Bactrocera dorsalis isolate Fly_Bdor chromosome 3, ASM2337382v1, whole genome shotgun sequence contains the following coding sequences:
- the LOC125777517 gene encoding uncharacterized protein LOC125777517, producing the protein MATKPSPNNDSDTTKTPVGVSSGSRLGVTGAKPPATELTSCADGRSATLYKKAVSQVGKVWKGARLEAVAKEDLPLRPRARVWLPAEPSTPSEIEEILRYCNPSLPTQDWRVLRLERTDEPYRQALIMLNTESIGPLSKTKGAISYGFEMVVLKVLPSDARADGPQAPVAAGDLTKGTDGQTTVEIDATEGADGQTTVEVDPNLSDVASVGGGSSIGDSVFSLEQMFEEVRVDHDLGAEIALLEESLKDEFLQINLQHAKAASANLLLRLEQDGADVVLIQEPWLTGNGISGLRTKSHRLLAAKDAGRNRACMLVRNELTVFLLPNFSSADIVTAKLECDTGDFWLISAYMPHDDVVEPPPLLLRRTLAEVSKASTGVIIGSDANSRHQIWGSSDTNNREHTVRKNQPPAKQLSMNVK; encoded by the exons ATGGCGACGAAACCGTCGCCGAATAATGACAGCGACACGACAAAGACTCCGGTAGGTGTCTCCTCAGGTAGCAGACTGGGGGTAACCGGCGCTAAACCGCCGGCAACAGAG CTCACAAGTTGTGCTGACGGGAGATCGGCCACTTTATATAAGAAGGCAGTCTCTCAGGTGGGGAAGGTCTGGAAGGGAGCCAGACTGGAGGCCGTGGCCAAAGAGGATCTTCCTCTTCGTCCTAGGGCTCGCGTTTGGCTGCCGGCCGAACCTTCCACTCCGAGTGAGATTGAGGAAATCCTCAGATATTGTAATCCCTCACTTCCAACGCAGGACTGGAGAGTCTTAAGGCTGGAGAGGACTGATGAACCGTATCGGCAAGCGCTGATAATGCTAAACACGGAATCCATCGGTCCTCTCAGCAAAACAAAGGGAGCCATAAGTTATGGTTTTGAGATGGTAGTGCTGAAAGTACTTCCATCGGATGCCAGAGCTGATGGCCCCCAAGCTCCGGTGGCTGCGGGGGACCTGACAAAGGGTACGGACGGTCAAACGACTGTGGAAATCGATGCGACAGAGGGCGCCGACGGTCAGACGACCGTGGAAGTCGATCCGAATCTCTCGGATGTGGCGAGTGTTGGGGGCGGTTCATCGATTGGCGACTCCGTCTTCAGCCTCGAACAAATGTTTGAGGAAGTTCGGGTCGATCACGATTTGGGCGCTGAAATAGCGCTCCTGGAGGAAAGTCTGAAGGATGAattcctccagattaacctccaGCATGCGAAGGCGGCTTCCGCCAATCTATTGCTCCGTCTGGAACAAGACGGAGCTGATGTCGTCCTGATCCAGGAACCGTGGCTGACTGGCAACGGGATCTCTGGATTGAGGACAAAGAGCCATAGGCTCCTGGCGGCCAAGGATGCAGGTAGGAACAGAGCCTGTATGCTGGTTAGGAATGAActaacggtatttcttttacctaatttcagcaGCGCTGACATAGTGACAGCGAAATTGGAGTGTGACACCGGAGATTTCTGGCTTATCTCCGCATATATGCCACACGATGATGTGGTGGAGCCGCCTCCCTTACTGCTGAGGAGGACCTTAGCCGAAGTGTCTAAGGCTAGCACTGGCGTCATCATCGGTTCCGACGCTAACTCGCGGCATCAGATCTGGGGAAGCTCGGATACTAACAATAGAG AGCACACAGTACGTAAAAACCAGCCTCCAGCTAAGCAATTAAGCAtgaatgtgaaataa